The following are encoded in a window of Peromyscus maniculatus bairdii isolate BWxNUB_F1_BW_parent chromosome X, HU_Pman_BW_mat_3.1, whole genome shotgun sequence genomic DNA:
- the LOC143270853 gene encoding spindlin-2-like isoform X1 — protein MNAENPGAMDPGPSALNSGTLEDQEQTAAGLHTDTTETAKVTKKKAAQKRQRSRSSSPAERNIVGCRISHGWKEGDEPVTQWRGTVLKQMPINPSLYLVKYDGIDCVYGLELHKDNRIVSLKVLSDTVEPFHVPDPSIAGNIIGKAVEHLFENERGTKDEWRGMVLAQAPILNAWFYITYERDPILYMYQLLDDYKEGDLRVVPELNEDPPLDGDPELMHGLIGKVVEYTRDDGSKRVGMVIHQVEARPSVYFIKFEDDFHIYVYDWVKNF, from the exons ATGAACGCGGAGAACCCCGGAG CCATGGACCCAGGACCCAGCGCCCTGAATTCTGGGACCCTGGAGGACCAAGAACAAACAGCTGCAGGACTCCACACCGACACCACCGAGACTGCAAAGGTGACCAAGAAAAAAGCTGctcagaagaggcagaggagcagaTCTTCATCCCCGGCCGAAAGAAACATCGTGGGCTGCAGGATTTCTCAcgggtggaaggaaggagatgagCCTGTCACCCAATGGAGAGGAACTGTTTTGAAGCAGATGCCTATAAACCCCTCTCTATATCTGGTGAAATATGATGGCATTGACTGTGTCTATGGGCTCGAACTCCATAAAGATAACAGGATCGTGTCCCTTAAAGTTCTGTCTGACACTGTAGAGCCATTCCATGTCCCAGATCCCAGCATTGCAGGTAACATCATTGGCAAGGCAGTAGAACACCTATTTGAGAATGAGCGTGGCACTAAGGATGAATGGAGGGGGATGGTGCTGGCCCAAGCGCCTATCTTGAATGCTTGGTTTTATATCACTTATGAACGAGACCCTATTCTGTATATGTACCAGCTCCTAGACGATTATAAAGAGGGTGACCTCCGTGTCGTGCCGGAGCTCAATGAGGATCCCCCACTAGATGGGGACCCAGAACTTATGCATGGTCTGATAGGCAAAGTTGTCGAGTACACCAGAGATGATGGGTCCAAAAGGGTGGGCATGGTGATTCACCAAGTCGAAGCACGGCCGTCTGTGTACTTTATTAAGTTTGAAGATGATTTCCATATATACGTGTATGACTGGGtgaaaaatttttaa
- the LOC143270853 gene encoding spindlin-2-like isoform X2 — protein sequence MDPGPSALNSGTLEDQEQTAAGLHTDTTETAKVTKKKAAQKRQRSRSSSPAERNIVGCRISHGWKEGDEPVTQWRGTVLKQMPINPSLYLVKYDGIDCVYGLELHKDNRIVSLKVLSDTVEPFHVPDPSIAGNIIGKAVEHLFENERGTKDEWRGMVLAQAPILNAWFYITYERDPILYMYQLLDDYKEGDLRVVPELNEDPPLDGDPELMHGLIGKVVEYTRDDGSKRVGMVIHQVEARPSVYFIKFEDDFHIYVYDWVKNF from the coding sequence ATGGACCCAGGACCCAGCGCCCTGAATTCTGGGACCCTGGAGGACCAAGAACAAACAGCTGCAGGACTCCACACCGACACCACCGAGACTGCAAAGGTGACCAAGAAAAAAGCTGctcagaagaggcagaggagcagaTCTTCATCCCCGGCCGAAAGAAACATCGTGGGCTGCAGGATTTCTCAcgggtggaaggaaggagatgagCCTGTCACCCAATGGAGAGGAACTGTTTTGAAGCAGATGCCTATAAACCCCTCTCTATATCTGGTGAAATATGATGGCATTGACTGTGTCTATGGGCTCGAACTCCATAAAGATAACAGGATCGTGTCCCTTAAAGTTCTGTCTGACACTGTAGAGCCATTCCATGTCCCAGATCCCAGCATTGCAGGTAACATCATTGGCAAGGCAGTAGAACACCTATTTGAGAATGAGCGTGGCACTAAGGATGAATGGAGGGGGATGGTGCTGGCCCAAGCGCCTATCTTGAATGCTTGGTTTTATATCACTTATGAACGAGACCCTATTCTGTATATGTACCAGCTCCTAGACGATTATAAAGAGGGTGACCTCCGTGTCGTGCCGGAGCTCAATGAGGATCCCCCACTAGATGGGGACCCAGAACTTATGCATGGTCTGATAGGCAAAGTTGTCGAGTACACCAGAGATGATGGGTCCAAAAGGGTGGGCATGGTGATTCACCAAGTCGAAGCACGGCCGTCTGTGTACTTTATTAAGTTTGAAGATGATTTCCATATATACGTGTATGACTGGGtgaaaaatttttaa